TCAACGGTTGCTTCCCGCATGGCGACCAGCGGCGCACGACGTACCGGCCGAATGCCTATCCACTCTAAGTGGCCCACCTGAGGCAGGGTTTTTAGCAAATTAGCGATAGTCGATTTGTCATCGCCGGCGAATGGGAAAGCCATGGTGTGTTAGCGGTAAACGTGAGGGGTAGGAGAGAGCTAGAACGCTAATTACTTAGGTGCAGCCTTCTGGCTAGCAGTTACAAGCTTACACGAGCTAAACAAGTCGTATAAACCAAAGCAACAGCTTTCTTGAATTCCAAATAAGTGCGGAAGGTAACCTCACTTTGCCCATAAAATATACCAAGCAGGCTCAACCTGAGGATAGCATATGCGTAAAGGAGGTATCCTTGCACGAACCGTTTAATTCGGGCAAGCTCCTCATCCGTCTATAATATCTGCATCATGGCAACCGCAACCAAAGCACCTGCGAAGAAAGCAACCCCTAAAGCATCAAACGATCAAGCTGAGCAAAGCAACCCTGCTGTTAGCGTTCAGCCTATCCTCAATCAACAAAAGTTAGCTCCTGCTCCCTTGCAGCGCTTCGGCACCGTATCGCAGCGCCTCCCCATCGGCCTCGACGAGAATGTGCGCCAAGAGAGTGTAGACATGTTGAACCTGCTGCTAGCGGACACTTGCTCGCTGCGCGACATGTACAAAAAACACCATTGGCAGGTAGTAGGCCCTACGTTTTACCAACTACACTTGCTCTACGACAAGCACTACGAAGAGCAAGATGCCCTAATCGACCAGATTGCGGAGCGTATTCAAATCTTGGGAGGCATCGCAGTAGCCATGGCTGCCGATATTGCCGAAACCACCAGCATTCCTCGTCCTCCACGCGACCGGGAAGAAGCTCCAATCCAAGTTTCGCGCTTGTTGGAAGCACACCAGATCATTCTGAAAAACTGCCACGAGTTCGCCAAAAGAGCTGCTGATAGCGGCGACGATGGCACCAACGACTTGATCGTGAGCAATGTAATGCGCACGAATGAACTGCAAGTGTGGTTTGTATCGGAGCACGTAGTTGATTCGCCCCTAGCGCAAGCCGAGTAGAAAGCTTTAGTAGCTTGATAAAAACAAAAAGCCCTGCTTCTAGCCAGAAGCAGGGCTTTTTGTTGAATAATTGCCGTGCTTAATCACGATGAGCACTCAACTTCTCGGCATGATTCTCTTCCGCTTCCTCTACTGAGTGCGTCTGACCTAGGTCATTGTCGAGCTTTGCCTTTTCTGCCAACAAGCAATAGTATTGGTGAATGAGGTTGATTTCGCTTTCGGTAAAGTCCTGGGCATTAATCAGGCGGTTACTTGCGCCCTTAGTAGCTGCGATGAGTTCGTTGAGCTTCAGGTGCAGTACAAGAGAATCTTTGTTTTGCGCCCGCTGGATCAAAAAGACCATCAGGAAGGTGATGATGGTCGTGCCGGTATTAATGACAAGCTGCCAAGTTTCCGAGTAGTGAAAAATAGGTCCTACAGCAGCCCAGATAACAACAAGCGCCAATGCGCTACTGAAGGCTATCGTAGAGCCGGAAAACTTAGTAATACTTTCAGCGAAGCTGGCAAAAAAGGACGAAGACGCGGAGGAGGGCTTGGTGAGCATAAAAGGGCGTGACTAGGGAGATAGGGGAGGAGAGAAACACGAAAATGCCCTTTGATGAATAAATTTCTGATGAAGCTTAGTGGCTGAGTCATAAGCACGAACCTCCGTCGTAGTAGCTAGGCCAAGGGAAAGAAGTAGAAAAAACTAGCTTGGATACTTGCACCACGATACCGCAGTAACTACTTTTGTCCCCACTTCGCCACCTCAGCGAAGCGAGAAGCTCAAAAGCTTCTGTTGAATACCAGACTTAAAGTCAACTGCGCACGTGGTGAAACTGGTAGACACGCCATCTTGAGGGGGTGGTGCCCTCCGGGTGTGGGAGTTCGAATCTCCCCGCGCGCACAAAAAAGCCCAACCATTATTGGTTGGGCTTTTTGCTTTCCAACGCTATACGCCAAGCTAACTTATGCGCTCAAAAGGGTTAGCGGGTACTACCAGTACTACTTTCTCTCGCTCTACAATTACGGCGCCTGGCGCCGCCCCCTTGGGTTTGCGCACAAATTTCTTAGGCGTCACCGTGACTGGGCACAATGAGTCGTTTTTGCGCCGCGAGTACCAGGCTGCTAGTTGCGCTGCGCGCTCTATCACAGGTTCCGGTACCACCTGCCCGGCTTTGTGCCGCACTACAACGTGTGAACCAGTTACATCTTTCGCGTGCAGCCAGAGGTCGTCTTTGTGGGCGTAACGCTGGGTGAGCAAATCATTGTTTTGCGCGTTGCGGCCCACCATTATTGTAAAGCCATTGTCTTCAAATACCTTAAACGGTAACTCAGTGACCGTAGGAGCTTTCGTTTCGGGTTGAAGGTTGTGCGTTTTGCGCCAAGCGCGTAGGGCTCGTAGGTCGGTTATAGTAGTTAGATCCTCCAGTCGCTCCAGGCACCAAAAGGCCTCGGCCTCGCGCCGCTCCACACGCTCTTGTAGCTCCTGAACTTCAATTTTCTGGTTTTTTGCTTTCCGGTATAAGTTCTGCGCGGTGCGCTGTGGCGTTTCAGTCGCTTTAAGCTTCAGTACGCGTGGCTGGTCTTGGTAAAAGTCATACACCTCTACCTGCGTCGCACCTACCGGAATCTGGGTCAAATTGGCCATAATTAGATCGGCAGTTTGGCGGTAACCAGCCGTGTGCTCCAGCGCGTGCAAGCGCGTGCGCGCCTGGCCAGCACTCACAGTGGCTTCTTCGGCTCGCCGCTCCAGGAGTTGACGTACCTGGCGTAGCTCAGTCTCGTAAGCACGCCGACCTAGGTACGTGGGCACAAACAACTGGAGGGCTGCAATCGGCTCCGGCGCCAAAGTCTGTTCTATCTCGCCTATAGGCAGCAAACTGAGCCGCGTACGGCCATCCAACATGATTAGGTAGAAATGAGCTGGGTTCTCCAACTCAGCTACAACAGCCTGTACCATTTCCTCCTTCTGGGTCTGAGAAACTTGGTCATAGCCTTGAGCACGTAGAAAGCGTGGGGGCAAGTCGCCTAAGCTAGGATATTGCTTGAGCGGGTCTGCTACTGCTGGGAGAGCAACAGAAGTAGGCGCTAGGTCTGCGTCGGCCGCATAGCGTTGGTGGAATAGCTCGGCTGGGGCGTCAGGTGCCGGTCGGAAGACAGCATTGGGACGTGGCCCGTAAAGTTTAATTAAGAGCGTAGCGCCGTCGGTGAGGGTAAGAGTAAGTACCCGGTCATTTGGAAAAACACCGAAGCTAGCTACCGTGCGCCCTAATAAGCCGGGCAGCAAATCAACTGAGTTGGTACGGGCTCTATTAAATGTTTCCGGTAGTGCCAGCACTGGAAAACTAGCCGAAAGCTGCGCACGTAGCCAGAATTCCTGCGAACCATTTTCCAACCCGATTACTAACTCATCCTTCTCTTGTGAAAAGCAGGTGACTATGCTATAGCCAGCTAGCTTCTGCGTGAGAGCCGGTGCCAACTGGCGTAAGAAGTAATAGTTATTATGCATGAGATGATGCCATAGCTTGGTTAGTACAACCTCGCAGACGTTTCGTAAAAAGTAGGGTGAGTAGCACCAAATTAGGACAGATTATTGTACATAGCTGCTACTACAAGTCATGTTTTAAAGATTGTAGTTCTTAGTAGGAATATATTTTAGTAGAATCTTGAGCTAACAGCTAAATAACTTATTAATAGTTATAGAATAAAATACTGACAAAGCAGCAAATTTATCTTACTATAAATAGAGTATGGTTGCTCTTTCAGAAAGAGATCTACACGCAAGTCATTATAAGGTATGAGCAAGCTATTTTAGTATGCAATACACAAGTGTGTTTAATTAAATATTAAAATAAATATATTTTTTATTTTATCTTATTAATCAGTTATTAACCTCCTCGCATTTTACTTCTAACCTATAAACACACACTGATTTTCATGCAAGCATTAAAGAATCTGGCAAAGAAGTTTGTTGCCCTCAAAGCCCAGGAGAACGTAGTACCATTAGAGAAATTGGTTTACCTAGGGTCCAACTTCCAAGGGTATTACGTTCCTGATAATTATCTAAACGCCTGTTCCATTTGCTATTGTGTAGGAGCAGGTGTTGATATTTCCTTGGATGTTGAGTTGGCTACTATGTTCAACGCCCAGGTATTTATTTTCGATCCGATGCCTTATGCTTTGGATCATTTTAACACATTAATTGAAAAAACAGAGCGAGGTGAAAAATTCAGCGCGAGTGGGGGAGATGGTAAATACATTTATACAGTAAAACGTTCGCAGTTTGATACTATCCAATTCCTCGCAACTGGTGTTTGGAATGAAAAGAAAATAGTTAAGTTTTACTCTCCATCTAAAGAAAATTATCCTGGACACTCAATTACAAATCTTCAAAAAACCGAAGATTACATTGAAGCTCCAGTAGATAAGTTGGTGAACATCATGCAAAGCTTAAATCACCAGCATATAGATCTATTAAAAATAGAAATAGAGGGCTCTGAATACGTAGTAATCGAAGACCTACTTCGTGACCAGCTAGATATCAGAGTCATCTTGGTGGAGTTTGATGAATTTCACCATCGGGAGGGTAAAGTACTAGCTACGATAAACCGTATCAACCAGACTACTAATAAGCTTCTCAAAGCTGGCTACAAGCTGGTGCATTCTCTTAGCTTTTACAAGCGTACGTTTGTTAGAGCTGATGTATTTGACGCTTTGAAAAATAAGTAGAGCATAAGTGTCACGTATAGCTTTACAGCTGTACGCGCAAACCATCGTAGGCCAGACGAACAAAATCAGGCAGGGTCGCTTCCACTTCGCGGTGGCGACCTAGCATGTGGCTAATGTGTGTAAGGTATGCTCGTTGCGGAGCTAGGTCCTCCAGAATAGCTACAGCTTCAGGGAGCGAAAAATGGGAGATGTGTGGTTCATTCCGCAAGGCGTTTAACACAATAACCTCGGAACCACGCATTTGCTCTAACGCTTCCGGTGCCAGATAATTAGCATCTGTTACGTAAGTAAAACCGCCAATACGAAAGCCGAGTACCGGCAGCTTATAGTGGAGAGCTCGAATAGGCTGCACCTCTACGCCCTGAACCAAGAAGCTAGCTTTGTCACTCTCAAGCGGCATAAGCTGCACTTGTGGTACGCCTGGGTATTTTTTATCGGCAAAAATGTAAGCAAATTCTTGCTTCAATTGCGCCAGTACCCGCGGCTCAGCATACACAGGCATATCTTGCCGTTGCCGAAAATTGTAAGCCCGGATGTCATCAAGGCCAGCCGTGTGATCCTTGTGCTCGTGCGTGAACAGCAGCGCATCTAAATGGTCAATCCGTTCGCGTAGCACCTGCTGGCGAAAGTCAGGGCCAGAATCAATAATGAGGCTTTTGCCTTGTACCTGCAAGTGGACTGAGACCCGCAGACGTTTGTCGCGGTAGTCTATGGAGCGGCACACGGCGCATGTGCACCCAATGACCGGGACGCCCTGAGAAGTGCCAGTGCCGAGAAAAGTGATTTCCATCTATTGAATAGCTAAACGATTATATGAGCAAATGGTTGACTACCCTAATTACATGTTAGGATGGTCAACCATTTACTTATTTAGCAATTCAACGGGTTATCCCACGTACTGCTTCACCACGCGTACTAATGCGTCGAAGTCGAGGGGCTTAGGCAAATAATCTGTAACGCCAGCCTCTTTAAACTGCTCCATCGAGTAGTTGTTGGCGTTACCGGTGATGGCAATAATCGGTAATTGGGCAATACGCGGATCTGAATGACGACGGATCTCGCGAGTGCACTCCATACCATCCTTCACGGGAATATTGATATCCATCAGAACACAGTCGATCGGTTGTGCTTCTACTTGCTTAATAACCTCACCGCCGTTCTTGGCCGACACAATGCGATAACGCTGCAGTTCTAGGATCTTTTTAGTTAGGTTCAAAATAACGGAGCTATCCTCCGCAATTAGGATTGTTTTAGAATCGGCCATGGAAATGAAATTAGAAATGCCGGGTATGGTGGATGAATAAAGTGTTACGTTGTTGAGTTAGGCAGCGTTAATTAGCGAAGGATAAGCAGCAACGAACTGTGCAAAGTAACGCAGCAAGAGTTGAAAATCCCGCTCAACATTATCGTTTTGTCCTTTTTTTAGGTCATGTTCCAAGCTTTTAGCCTGTTCGGCTACCGGATTGATGCCGAGGGTAAAGCCAGTACCTTTCAATTGGTGTAAATGAGGTAAAATCTGATTGTAATCACCGGAAGTAACTAGCTCAGTTGCTTCTTTGAGTAGCTGTCCAGCTTCTATTTCGAAGTCATTATAAAGCTGTGCCGCAAATTCGGGGCCACCAAGTTGGCGAAGCTGCTCTACCACGTCAAGATCAATCAAATCGGCTGTGGGTATCGCATCCGGTTCAACCACCTCTGTCGCTATTTGTGTAGCGTCGGAGGGGGCGGTTTCAATAGGTAACGCTACGTTAGGTGAAGTCCACCGCCGTAATACTTGGTACAGGTCATGCGTTTTTACTGGCTTCGACACATAGTCATCCATGCCTTGCTGCACAAAGCGTTCGGCATCCTCTTTCATCGAGTATGCCGTCATGGCTACTATGGGCGGGCATTGGTTCCCCAGACGTTGCCTGATCTCCTGCATCGCTGTAACGCCGTCCATTTCGGGCATCTGGATGTCCATAAAAATTACATCGTAATGCACTTTAGGGTCAGTTGCCCGGCTAATTGCCTCAAAACCATCGTTTGCAACGTCGCTCTGGCAACCTAGCTTATCGAGCAACCGCACCGCTACTTTCTGGTTGATAGGGTTATCATCGACGAGCAGCACACGCAGTTCCGTCTCGAAGCGCACCACTTCGGGAGTACGCTCCCGAGAAGCTACACGCTCTTGCACAATCTGCGCTTCGTTGGGAGCTATGCGGCAGCGGATAGTAAACCAAAACGTGCTGCCCTCGCCTTCATGCGAGAACACGCCAATTTCGCCCCCGAGTAACTCCGAAAGCTGCTTGCTAATCGCCAAACCTAGGCCCGTACCCCCAAATGCTTTAGTCGGAGTCGTATCTAGCTGGGTAAAGTTTTTGAAGAGAAGCTTCTCATTCTCTTCTGAGATGCCGATGCCAGAATCTTGCACGGCAAAGCGAAGCGTATGCTCATCTCCGTCGATGGCAACCGATGATATCTGTACGCTCACTGATCCTTGCGCCGTGAATTTTATGGCGTTAGAAGTAAGATTCGACAAAATCTGCAGCAAACGGGTTTCATCGGTAATAATGAAGCGTGGCGTTTGTGGCGTGATATGGTATGTAAAATCAAGATTCTTTTGGCTCGCCCGGTTGGCAAATAGCGAGTGAATTTTGTCGAGTGTATAGTATAGGTCAATACCCGACTCACTGACTTGCAGCTTGCCTGCCTGAATTTTGGATAGATCCAGAATGTCGTTGAGAATAGCTAGCAAGGCCTCCGACGACTTCCGGAGTGTGTCAACATATTCTTCTTGCTCCTCTGACGCTACCGTCTGATGCAGCAGATCAATCATGCCGATGATGCCGTTCATGGGCGTGCGCAACTCGTGGCTCATGTTAGCCAAGAATTGCGTTTTGGCTTCTAGGGCTGCTTCTGCCTCGTCTTTGGCGGCTCGCAGGTCGTCCTGCATTTGCTTGAACTCCGTGATGTCACGGCCAATTCCTTCGGAGCCACCGCCGCTCACCTGCCGCGCATTCACTAGCACACTTACCGAGTGCCCGTCCTTGTGGCGCATGGCTAGCTCAAAGTTGCGGGCTGCCCCTTGGCTTTGAAGGCTGTTTACAATACCATCACGCTCCTGTGGGTTCACGTAGTAATCGGCAATGAGCGTGCCCGTGACTTCCTCGGGGGTGTACCCCAGCATATCCTGTACCGACGGGCTGACGAGCGTAAGAATACCCTGGTCATCGGTGCGATAGTACACGTCCTGGAACGATTCGAAGATGGCGCGGAACTTCTCTTCCTGTGCAGCTAGCTCCAGCTGGGAGCGTTTCTGCTCCGTAATGTCGTGTGCAATCCCTGAAATTTCTTCGAAAGAACCATCGTCTAAGTAGATGGGGTTCAGGTAGATTTCGTGCCAAGTGTCCTGCCCTTTTACGTCGTTTAGGCGCACTTCGAAGCGTTGCGGACGGCCTTCGAATGCTTTGCGGTAATTCTGGGCAAATAACTCCCGTGTTTCCTCAGCTATCATCGCCAAATCAGCCTGCCAGAGGTTGATATTGAGGGCGGGATAAACGCCGTTGCGCCGCAAGAAGTAAGCGGAATAGTTGCGGTTGAAGGACGTCAGACGAGAATGTGTATCTACAGACCACATCAAGTGAGAGCCGCTCTCGAAAATAGCGTTTAAGCGGGCGTTCTGCTTATTGATCTGCACTTCATTGCGCTTCCGCTCGATGGCTAGCGCAACTTGGTTGGATATGAAGTGCAGAATCTCGATGTCACCCGCTGCGTAGGCGTCGGCCTTGTGGTAATCTTGTACGGTAATTACTCCAATAATCCGCTCGCCAATGCTTAGTGGTGAACAGAGCATTACTTCCGGCATCAGACCGTAGGCCGTAATGGTCCCGTTGGCAATGAGTTCTTGCAATTCCGCTTTGAGGAGAAACTGCGGGCGGCCCGTGCGAATGATGTATTCAGAAATACCCGATGAGAACGGCCGCGACCTGTTATTTTGGTCGCCTTGTGAGTTCTGATCTACAAAGTATGCAAACTGGAGCTGCGTACGTTCTTCATCGCAAAGCGCGATATAGAAGTTATTGGTTTCAATAATCTTGCTCAGCTCCCGGTGAATGGCGCCGTACAAAGAGTGCAAGTCTTTGGAGCTAATGGCTAGGTTGGCAATGCTGTAATATACCTTCTGTAGCCGCTCTGCCTTGATTCGGTCCGTGATGTCGTGCAGGATTGCGCGCGTAGACACGGGTTCTGCATCTTGCCAAGAGCAGGAAATACTACCGATCAAGTGCACCGGCTTACCCGATTTCGTTAGGAAAACGGTCTCAAGCTTATTGACTTTCTCGCCCTTGTAGAGGTTACGTAGCTGATAAAGCAGCTTGGCTTTGTAGTAAGGATGTACTACGTCGCCGAGGGTGAGGTGGGGCAAATCGTCGTCGTCATACCCTAGCTTTTCCTTCCACGCCTTGTTCACAAACAAGAAGCGGTTGTCAATGCTAAGATTTTGAATCAGATCGTGCGCATTGTCAAAGAAGTCCTGCAGCCGGTGACGGTTATCTGACAAAGCGCGAGCCGTGACATGCCCATCGGTAAGATCACGCCCAACTATAAAAATTCCGGAGATAGTGTGCGTCTCGTCGTACGTGAACTCGGGGTGCCAGTACACCATACGCGTCTGGCCAGACTTCGTAAGCAGTGCCCGTTCGTAATACTCTTGTAGCTGTCCTTCCTGAATGAGACCTAGGTAGCTGTTCCGACGAAGCTCTCGTTCTACGGGAGGGCTGAATAGATCGTAGTAGTTGCGGCCAACTACTTCTGCACGCGTGTATTCTGTGAAGTCTAGAAAATAATCGTTTACATCCTGAATAATACCTTCGCGGTTGAGCATCAGATAGCTCAAGCTGGTATGAGTTAGCAGGTCACGGAGCTGATGACGGCTTTGGTCTGCTACGAGGGCCTTACTTGGTTCTGGGGCTTGCGGCGCAGGTACTGTTTCGCGCAATGTGAGTTGTACGCGCACCAAACCGCCCGGTAATACGACGCGGTGCAGGGTCGCCCAGCCATCGAGCGCAGACTTACCCCGCCAACCATGCCAGCCTTTAGAAAACGACTGCCCTGTTCGTGCCGTGCGAATAACGGCTTCGTGTAGCACGGTAGCTGAAAACCACTGGTCTAGCTTCTCTTCGGTGGCAGTGGCTGCGTAGGCCATCAAGCCAGAGGCCAAGAGCATCGCACGCGTTGTGCCTAAGAAGCGCAGAATTGTTTGATTGCAGTCAAGCAATACGCCGTGCTCATCGTAGAGCAGCAGACCATCATAGGCCTCTTCAAACAGCGTACGATAAAACGCGTCCGGCGAAGTAAGCCCAGGCTGAGTGGCAGGAGCAGTAGGAGAGGGGATGGAGCGAATAGGCATTGATAAGGACGGCAACGACCCCTTGTTCAAGGTAAACAGGCGCCTCGATTTTACCCCTAAATTTGTCGAAAATATCCCAGATAAGTTCTTTTGTCTGTGATAGACTACACGAAAAAATGGAGCAAGAATATTCTTTATGAGTTTAGTACTATTTACAGTTACGACTGATTTGAATTATGATCAACGAATGCAGCGTATCTGTAGTAGCTTGGCCAGTCATGGCTACGAGGTACTATTAGTTGGAAGAGTATTGCCCACTTCTTTACCCCTAGCTCCGCAACCATACCGACAGCATCGTTTGCGCTGTTGGCGCACGAAAGGGAAGTTGTTTTATTTGGAATTTAACCTGCGGCTTTTCTTCTTTTTACTGCGCCAGCAAGCAGCTGTTTGGTGCGCCATCGACCTCGACACAGCGCTTCCTGTGTGGCTGCGCGCTATGCTAGGTGGGCAACCTTTTGTGTATGATGCCCATGAGTTATTCACGGAAATGCCAGAGGTGGTGGCGCGTCCCATTGTTCGGCGCCTGTGGCGTTTAGTAGAGCAGATAGTGGTGCCGCGCGCTACTCTCGCCTACACCGTAGGACCAGCACTAGCAAGGCTGTTTGAGCAACGGTACGGCCGACCATTTGAAGTGATTCGTAACATCAGCTGGCTTGCCGAATCGAAGTTGCCACCCGCACCCATGGCGGCGCCCGCTGGTGGCTACATTCTTTATCAAGGTGTGTTGAACGTCGGGCGGGGGCTGGAAGCGCTACTGGATGCCATGCCGCAGGTAGCAGGAAGATTAGTACTCTGCGGAGAAGGCGACTTGTCGGTAGCGCTACGAGAGCGGGCTGCGCACCTAGGGTTATTAGCTAGCGGGAAAGTAGAATTTAAAGGCTTTGTGCGGCCCGAGCAATTGCGGGAGATAACACGCCAAGCGGCAGTAGGAGTGATGCTATTGGAGCCCCAAGGGTTGAGCTACTACTATTCCTTGGCGAACAAGTTCTTCGACTATTTGCATGCTGGAATACCACAAATAGTAGTCGACTTTCCGGAGTATCGGCAGCTGAATGACCAGTACGAAGTGGCTGAAGTAGTAGAGCTAACTTCCGGCGCTATTGCAGGAGCACTCAACCGATTGCTGCGCGACGAGCCTAGCCGCTATCATCAGCTGGCTACTAACTGCCGCCGTGCGCGTCTTGAATTGAACTGGCAACGTGAAGAGCAACACTTATTAGCGCTCTATGCGTCGCTTAAGAAACCACAACCCGTATCTATATGAGTGCCTTACTGCGTCCTGCTGAGCCAACGTTGCTGGTGGTAGCTGGCCCGACTGCCGTGGGCAAAACTGCTTTGTGCGTGCAGTTAGCGCAACACTACCAAACTGAAATTGTGTCGGCTGACTCGCGGCAGTTTTTTCGGGAGTTAAGTATTGGCACCGCTAAGCCCACCTCTGAAGAAATGCAAGGCGTGCCGCATCACTTCATTGACTCGCATAGCATCAGTGAAGACTATAATGCTGGCCGCTTTGAAGAGGATGCATTGCAAGTTTTGACGGAGCTATTCCAACGGCATCAGCTTGTCATCCTGACGGGTGGCTCGGGTTTGTACCTGCAAGCCGTGACCGAAGGGCTCGATGAGATGCCCATAACTGACCCCGAAGTACGTGCCGCACTTCAGCGCGAACTACAAGACCTAGGTCTGGAAACGCTGGTAGCAGAGCTAGCCCGCCTCGACCCAGTAACATATGCCCGCATTGACCGCCAGAATCCGCAGCGCGTTGTGCGGGCGCTGGAAGTTACCCGCAGTACAGGGCAGCCTTTTTCGAGCTTTCATACCCGCAAAAGCGAGACAGCCCGACCATTTCGCACCCTGAAAGTGGTACTCAACCGCGAGCGAGAAGAGCTGTATCAGCGCATTGACCAGCGGGTAGATCAGATGCTCGCCGCCGGGTTGCTGGCCGAAGTAGAAGGCTTGCTGCCGTACCGCCACCACAATGCGCTGCAAACGGTTGGTTACAAAGAGATATTTGATTACCTCGACGGCCTCTACGACTGGCCCGAAACCGTGCGCTTGCTCAAGCGCAACACTCGGCACTACGCCAAACGCCAGCTCACTTGGTTTCGACGTGACCCAGCGTACACCTGGCTGCATCCGGATGAGGCTGAAGCGCAGATCACCAAGCTATTAGCGGAGCGAGATGCCTCGGTTTAGAACCGCCGACCTAGCTTCAACTGCAATGCTGCTAGGGAATTGCCAAAGGTGTCGTTCTGGAACGAAGCTTTGCCACCAATTAACCACTTTCGGTTCTGATCTAATGCTACGTCAAGGTTAAGAGAGAACAGGTAGCCGACGTGCAAACCACGCTCGTGGTCGAGGCGTACTGTTTGGGTACCCGTTGTGAAATCCCCATAATTTTCAGGGGCACCATATCGATTGGAATAGCCAATGTATCCGCCACCACCTAGGGCAAATAGTACCTGCTTATCGTTGCCAAAAGGATACACGTAGATTTCCTGCTCTACGTTGGCTGCCTCGTAGCTCATTACGAAAGGAATGTTGATGCCAACTCCTATGCTATTGAGTGAAGTACTGTAGATCGTATTAATCGACTCACTACTACCCGCCACAAAAGCCAAGCGCGTGCCTGTACCTAGGTAGCGACCAAATAGCGGCGCGTACTCTACATGTGCTTTGAAACACATATAATCTCCGGTGCCCATACCTGCCGAACCTAGGCCTAGCTGCCAAGTGGCGCGGGCAAGTGGAATAGAAAAGTCCTGGGAAAGAGCGGGAAGGGCAGCGCTCAGTAATGCGGCTAAACTGATTGTGCGGTAGAAGTTAAACATAGGTAGTAATAGAATGAGAGTGATTTATAGTAGTGGCAAAGTATTGATTTAGAGTATAAAAAAATAAGCGCAACCCTTTGGGAGTGCGCTTATCAGAGCAGAAGTCAGCAAAAACCGAAAAATTATACACTCAGAATCTCAACCATGCGCATGAAGCTTTGGCTCAGCATCTTCTTTTTATAGATGGTGTCCTCGAACGGAGTGTATACGAGCTTGCGGTCGACGATGCCGGCCATCACGTTGCGCATACCGTTCATGAGCCCTTCCACGGCTGCAATGCCGATCTGGGAAGCTAGCAAGCGGTCGGAAGCGGTGGGAGCGCCGCCGCGCTGCACGTGGCCGATGATAGTTACGCGGGCGTCGAGCTCTGGAATAGCTTCCTTCACCCGGGCGGCTACGTGGGTTACGTTGCCTTCCTTTTCGCCCTCAGCTACCACTACGATAAACGAGGTTTTGGAACGACGCCAGCTGTTGCGTAGCGTTTCGATAACAGCTTCTTCCGACATCTGGGTTTCCGGCACCATCACGATTTCGGCCCCGCCACCAATGGCGCACGGAATAGCGATATAACCTGAGTCACGGCCCATTACTTCGATAAAGAAGCAACGGTCGTGAGAGTCAGCAGTATCCCGAATCTTGTCGATGGCCTCCAAGGCCGTGTTCACGGCCGTGTCGTAGCCGATGGTGTAGTCGGTGCCGAACAGGTCATTGTCGATGGTGCCAGGGGCGCCGACCGTTGGGA
This Hymenobacter sp. GOD-10R DNA region includes the following protein-coding sequences:
- a CDS encoding DNA starvation/stationary phase protection protein, which encodes MATATKAPAKKATPKASNDQAEQSNPAVSVQPILNQQKLAPAPLQRFGTVSQRLPIGLDENVRQESVDMLNLLLADTCSLRDMYKKHHWQVVGPTFYQLHLLYDKHYEEQDALIDQIAERIQILGGIAVAMAADIAETTSIPRPPRDREEAPIQVSRLLEAHQIILKNCHEFAKRAADSGDDGTNDLIVSNVMRTNELQVWFVSEHVVDSPLAQAE
- a CDS encoding low affinity iron permease family protein, with the translated sequence MLTKPSSASSSFFASFAESITKFSGSTIAFSSALALVVIWAAVGPIFHYSETWQLVINTGTTIITFLMVFLIQRAQNKDSLVLHLKLNELIAATKGASNRLINAQDFTESEINLIHQYYCLLAEKAKLDNDLGQTHSVEEAEENHAEKLSAHRD
- a CDS encoding NFACT RNA binding domain-containing protein, encoding MHNNYYFLRQLAPALTQKLAGYSIVTCFSQEKDELVIGLENGSQEFWLRAQLSASFPVLALPETFNRARTNSVDLLPGLLGRTVASFGVFPNDRVLTLTLTDGATLLIKLYGPRPNAVFRPAPDAPAELFHQRYAADADLAPTSVALPAVADPLKQYPSLGDLPPRFLRAQGYDQVSQTQKEEMVQAVVAELENPAHFYLIMLDGRTRLSLLPIGEIEQTLAPEPIAALQLFVPTYLGRRAYETELRQVRQLLERRAEEATVSAGQARTRLHALEHTAGYRQTADLIMANLTQIPVGATQVEVYDFYQDQPRVLKLKATETPQRTAQNLYRKAKNQKIEVQELQERVERREAEAFWCLERLEDLTTITDLRALRAWRKTHNLQPETKAPTVTELPFKVFEDNGFTIMVGRNAQNNDLLTQRYAHKDDLWLHAKDVTGSHVVVRHKAGQVVPEPVIERAAQLAAWYSRRKNDSLCPVTVTPKKFVRKPKGAAPGAVIVEREKVVLVVPANPFERIS
- a CDS encoding FkbM family methyltransferase; its protein translation is MQALKNLAKKFVALKAQENVVPLEKLVYLGSNFQGYYVPDNYLNACSICYCVGAGVDISLDVELATMFNAQVFIFDPMPYALDHFNTLIEKTERGEKFSASGGDGKYIYTVKRSQFDTIQFLATGVWNEKKIVKFYSPSKENYPGHSITNLQKTEDYIEAPVDKLVNIMQSLNHQHIDLLKIEIEGSEYVVIEDLLRDQLDIRVILVEFDEFHHREGKVLATINRINQTTNKLLKAGYKLVHSLSFYKRTFVRADVFDALKNK
- a CDS encoding MBL fold metallo-hydrolase, translated to MEITFLGTGTSQGVPVIGCTCAVCRSIDYRDKRLRVSVHLQVQGKSLIIDSGPDFRQQVLRERIDHLDALLFTHEHKDHTAGLDDIRAYNFRQRQDMPVYAEPRVLAQLKQEFAYIFADKKYPGVPQVQLMPLESDKASFLVQGVEVQPIRALHYKLPVLGFRIGGFTYVTDANYLAPEALEQMRGSEVIVLNALRNEPHISHFSLPEAVAILEDLAPQRAYLTHISHMLGRHREVEATLPDFVRLAYDGLRVQL
- a CDS encoding response regulator; the protein is MADSKTILIAEDSSVILNLTKKILELQRYRIVSAKNGGEVIKQVEAQPIDCVLMDINIPVKDGMECTREIRRHSDPRIAQLPIIAITGNANNYSMEQFKEAGVTDYLPKPLDFDALVRVVKQYVG